A region of the Spartobacteria bacterium genome:
TCGTTGGATTTAATCACCGTCCAAGAAGCATGCGGCGTATCGGTGCGAGCAAACATTTCTTCCTTTGCCTCTGTATAACTGTCCCATTTATCATGGGATAATTTATCAATGGGACTCAGTTTCCATTGTTTTAGCGGATCGACGGCACGACTTTTAAAACGCGTTTCCTGTTCTTCCTTGGTTACCGAAAACCAATATTTGAACAGGCGAATGCCTGAATGAACCAGCATCTGCTCGAACAGCGGAACCGACCGCATGAATTCGTCGTACTGCTCAGGGGTGCAGAATCCCATAACCCTTTCGACACCGGCCCGATTATACCATGAGCGATCGAAAAGCACCAATTCACCCTTGGTAGGCAGATGACGCACATAGCGCTGAAAATACCACTGCCCCAATTCCTCTTCTGTAGGTTTATTCAGAGCCACGACACGGGCACCTCGAGGATTCAGGTGCTCCATGAACCGCTTTATCGTACCCCCCTTGCCGGCGGCATCACGTCCTTCAAACAGCACCACGACTTTCTGACCTGCTTCCTTGACCCAGTGCTGCATCTTCAGCAATTCAACCTGCAGTTCTAATTTCTTTGATTCGTAAACACACCTGCTCATTTTATCTTTGATGGGATAGGTTGAATTTACAAAATGCTCTAGATCCGGATCCAAATCCGGGACAATACGTCTATCTTTTTTCACGTTCAGTCTCCGATGATACTCTTTCTTTTTCTGTAAGCGGTCAGGACATATCCTTGACCAGAAGAAAACACCGTACATGCTAGCAAACGATGTCTTTTTGTCAAAAAATGTGTTAGCCGCGCATCGTGCCGGTCAGTCCGTCATGATTCGCACCATCCACATGCACGCGGCAGACACGTGACATGCAGCGTTTGTCACCGCTAAATGTGATGGGCAGATAGTGATTGGTATGCCCATGACAGCATCCTGTAGATGGCAGATACTGCTCCACCAGCATCTCGACATCACGACCGATGAAATGGGCCATATAGCGCCTGCGCAGATCGTCGGCCATTTCCTGAAACCGATACATCCGCGCCTGTTTGTCTTCCTGTGAAACCTGATCCGGCATGGATGCGGCTGGCGTTCCGGGCCGGGATGAATAGGGAAAGGCATGAATTTTTGAGAATCCAACCTTGCGGCAGAAGGCCATGGTTTCTTCAAAACAGGCCTCGGTTTCACCGGGGAAACCGACAATTACATCGGTGGTCAGTGCCGGCTCCGGGATAATCTGCCGAATCATCGCCACCGCGCGCAGATAGTCTTCCGCCATATACCCGCGTTTCATTTTTTCTAAAATGGGATTGGAACCTGATTGCAGAGAGAGGTGAAAGTGCGGCATAACCCGTGCATCACAACATGCTGCAAGCAGTGCCTCGCTGATTTCCTGCGGATGCAGACTGGATAATCGCAGTCGGCGCATACCCGGCAGACGCAGCAGCTGATGGATAACCTGCGCCAAATCCACTGATCCGCCGCCGCCATACAGTCCCACAGAGATCCCGGCAATCACCACTTCAGGACAACCGGAGGCAATAATATCCCTCGCCTCTGACAAAATATCGGACAGCGGTTTATCCCTTGGGTCGCCGCGCAAATCGGGAACAATGCAGTAGGTGCAGCGTATATTACAGCCATCCTGGATTTTAAGGAAAACTCTCGTGCGCTCATTTTTCAACGGCGCGCGACAGGCCGGGCGCAGAATGTGCTGTTCTCCGGCATGCTGTTCCACCACCTGTTCAAAGGAAGAAACCAGGTCCGGCCCCGCCGGAATGTAACAACAGCGGGGAAGCGATTCGCGATGAAAATCCGGTGCTGCCAGCGCACAGCCTGTGACCACCAGCAGGGCATCGGGATGTTTACGACGCAGACTTCGAACGGCCTGCATGGATTTCGATGCCGCTTTAGCCGTCACCGCGCAGGTATGCACGATGATCATCGATGCCGATTCGTTCCTGTCCGCTTTATGGTAGCCAAAGGAATGTAAAAGATGATGAAAGGACATCGCTTCCGACTGATTCACTTTGCATCCCAGCACTTTGATAGAATAGGAATTATGCATAAAGGTATCGATTGTCATGGTATAAACGGCCATTGATATAGTTCGTCATGATTCGTGCAAAAGGGATCCCACAGTGACGCAATCGCGTCTTCCGGCTGATTCCCGCTCCAGCCAAGTTCACCGTCCACATGAAAAAGGGCTGCCATAGCGGCAGCCGGAAAAGATGGGATTACTCCGTGCTATACTGGGCAATTAATCCATGGAGAATTTGGTGCCGGTATACACGTCTTTGATTTCCTGTTCGAAGTAACCGTCTTTATCATCCGCCTGGATGAACGCGTCATAGGCCTGTTTCGGAACGGCTTCATAATCGTAAACACCGTCTTCAAAGAAAACAATGGTCAACACCTGCGTTGCTTCATCGTATTTGGCGCTATAAATATTATCCGATTGAATGGGTTGGTATCCCGTGGAGACAACCGCCTCTTCAACGACTTCTACCGGCTGCGCGGGAGCCTGCTGCTGCGACTGCTGAATGGTTGTACAACCTGCGGCGAAAAGCACTAAGCCCGCCATTCCTGCTATTGATATCCATGTTTTCTTCATTTTGCTCATCCTGTTCCCTGTTCCTTACGCATCAAAGTTGTTTGCACAAACGTAAAACTTGTATATGAATAACGAAGAAGCAGGAACATTGCAAGAAACTTGCAACGGTTTCGTAAATGTAGAATTTTCGGCGCAGAGGATAGAATTATGGGCAATACGTTTGGAAGACTTTTTCGAGTTACGACTTTTGGCGAATCACACGGCGTCGGAGTGGGATGCACAGTCGATGGCTGTCCCGCCGGTCTGCCGCTTTCTGAGGAGGACATCAATCAGGCACTGTATCGTCGTCGTCCGGGTCAGAGTGCCATATCCACACCGCGAAGCGAAGAAGACCGCGTCGAGCTGCTGTCCGGTGTATATCAGGGCTGCACTCTGGGAACCCCGCTGGCCATGGTGGTGCGCAACACCAATACCAAACCCGGCGATTATGCCCATATGCAGCAGATTCCCCGTCCCTCCCACGCCGATTTTACGTATCGTCAAAAATACGATGCGGTCATGCCCAGCGGCGGCGG
Encoded here:
- a CDS encoding KTSC domain-containing protein, producing MSKMKKTWISIAGMAGLVLFAAGCTTIQQSQQQAPAQPVEVVEEAVVSTGYQPIQSDNIYSAKYDEATQVLTIVFFEDGVYDYEAVPKQAYDAFIQADDKDGYFEQEIKDVYTGTKFSMD
- the mtaB gene encoding tRNA (N(6)-L-threonylcarbamoyladenosine(37)-C(2))-methylthiotransferase MtaB; its protein translation is MAVYTMTIDTFMHNSYSIKVLGCKVNQSEAMSFHHLLHSFGYHKADRNESASMIIVHTCAVTAKAASKSMQAVRSLRRKHPDALLVVTGCALAAPDFHRESLPRCCYIPAGPDLVSSFEQVVEQHAGEQHILRPACRAPLKNERTRVFLKIQDGCNIRCTYCIVPDLRGDPRDKPLSDILSEARDIIASGCPEVVIAGISVGLYGGGGSVDLAQVIHQLLRLPGMRRLRLSSLHPQEISEALLAACCDARVMPHFHLSLQSGSNPILEKMKRGYMAEDYLRAVAMIRQIIPEPALTTDVIVGFPGETEACFEETMAFCRKVGFSKIHAFPYSSRPGTPAASMPDQVSQEDKQARMYRFQEMADDLRRRYMAHFIGRDVEMLVEQYLPSTGCCHGHTNHYLPITFSGDKRCMSRVCRVHVDGANHDGLTGTMRG
- the ppk2 gene encoding polyphosphate kinase 2; translated protein: MYGVFFWSRICPDRLQKKKEYHRRLNVKKDRRIVPDLDPDLEHFVNSTYPIKDKMSRCVYESKKLELQVELLKMQHWVKEAGQKVVVLFEGRDAAGKGGTIKRFMEHLNPRGARVVALNKPTEEELGQWYFQRYVRHLPTKGELVLFDRSWYNRAGVERVMGFCTPEQYDEFMRSVPLFEQMLVHSGIRLFKYWFSVTKEEQETRFKSRAVDPLKQWKLSPIDKLSHDKWDSYTEAKEEMFARTDTPHASWTVIKSNDKKRARVNCMKDFLSRLPYPEKNHELLLPDPMIVGCAADFFQTVNNV